Below is a genomic region from Actinomycetota bacterium.
CCAATATTCAATACAGGCTGCTGGCCGGGGTTCCATTATATTGCTTCATCCTTTTTATGGTAATTATGAAGCTGATGTGGCTGCTTTACCTGATATAATTGACGGTTTAAGAGCCAAGGGTTATGAGTTTAAAACAGTTAGCCAACTGTTGGACTATAGGTAATAGGACCAGTGGTTATAGGATTTATTTAATAAAAGAGGGGCCAAAACGGGGCTAAGGCTGGCCAGGGCGGTAAAATACCAATACTAATAATTATGGAATTAGATAATTTAATAGATTTGCCATAGCTTTTTAGAGGTATAAAAAATTGGATTTTCCACCCCTCAATTTTAGTATTCAATTTTTAAGGCTGGAAAAAAAATATAAAAAAATTTAAATTAATATTATCAGGCAGCATTTATGCCGTTTTGATCCCTAATAGTAAAAAAGATTAACATAAAAATAAATGGCAATTAATATACCTTTTGATATAAAAAATACAATAAACAGCCGCAGGTCTGTCAGGAGTTTTAAAAGCATACCGCTTAGACCGGAAACCTTAAATACAATATCGGAGTTTGCAAACAGGCTGCAATTGCCTTTCTCCTGCAAAACCGAAGCCAGGTTTTTTAAGAGTGAACCGGTAAAACAACTATATCCCACTATTCGGTCGCCAATAGATAATGTGGCATTTTTATCTGAAACCGATATTATTTCTATTGCAAAAACAGGTTTTGTTGGTGAACTGGTGATTCTAATGGCGGAAAGCCTGGGGGTATCCACTTGCTGGTATGGACATTACAGGCTGGAAGAGTTGGAAAGATTGATGCCTCACCTGCAGCACTCCAAGCAGCTGGAGGAAGCTAACCGGGGCTATGGCTATTCCCCGGGGATTACAGAAGGTATCCGGGCCATAAGTATTTCACCATTGGGATATTACCAGGATAAAGGCCTAAGGATGATGGACAGAATAACCAAATCCGCCCTTAGCTTTAAAAGAAAGACAGTAGGGGAACTTTTGGAAAATCCCCAAGACATTGAAAATCTTTCAGGTGATATGCTTTATGCCCTTGATCTGGCCAGAAAAGCGCCATCAGCAGCTAATTCACAAATGTGGCGATTTGGTTTTGAAAATGACTATAAGGCAGTTACTGTCGCCATGCCTGCAGGATATAAGCATTTTAAATGGGAGCATCCTGATGTGGATATTGGTATCTGTGCCAGCCATTTATGGCTGGGGCTTATAGACCGAGGGTACAGCCCCGATACATCAATTTATGAGGATAATGGCCGGG
It encodes:
- a CDS encoding nitroreductase family protein, translated to MAINIPFDIKNTINSRRSVRSFKSIPLRPETLNTISEFANRLQLPFSCKTEARFFKSEPVKQLYPTIRSPIDNVAFLSETDIISIAKTGFVGELVILMAESLGVSTCWYGHYRLEELERLMPHLQHSKQLEEANRGYGYSPGITEGIRAISISPLGYYQDKGLRMMDRITKSALSFKRKTVGELLENPQDIENLSGDMLYALDLARKAPSAANSQMWRFGFENDYKAVTVAMPAGYKHFKWEHPDVDIGICASHLWLGLIDRGYSPDTSIYEDNGRAVFKICF